One Festucalex cinctus isolate MCC-2025b chromosome 1, RoL_Fcin_1.0, whole genome shotgun sequence genomic region harbors:
- the sox9a gene encoding transcription factor SOX-9a, with translation MNLLDPYLKMSEEQDKCLSDAPSPSMSEDSAGSPCPSGSGSDAENTRPSDMHLLHGADYKKEGDEEKFPVCIRDAVSQVLKGYDWTLVPMPVRVNGSSKNKPHVKRPMNAFMVWAQAARRKLADQYPHLHNAELSKTLGKLWRLLNEAEKRPFVEEAERLRVQHKKDHPDYKYQPRRRKSVKNGQSESEDGEQTHISPNAIFKALQQADSPASSMGEMHSPGEHSGQSQGPPTPPTTPKTDLPSGKSDLKREGRPIQEGPSRQLNIDFGAVDIGELSSDVISNMGSFDVDEFDQYLPPHSQAAQGGYVGGYGATSQGSNVGAWMSKQHPLTTLGGSAAGEQAQQRATQIKTEQLSPSHYSDQQQQQQGGSPQHVAYGSFSLQHYSASSYPPVTRAHYDYSEHQGGAYYTHSPASGQASGLYSTFSYVSPSQRPMYTPIADTAGVPSVPPTHSPQHWEQQPIYTQLSRP, from the exons ATGAATCTCCTCGACCCTTACCTGAAAATGAGCGAAGAACAGGACAAGTGTCTCTCCGACGCGCCCAGTCCCAGCATGTCCGAGGACTCTGCAGGCTCGCCGTGCCCGTCGGGCTCCGGCTCGGACGCGGAGAACACCCGGCCGTCCGACATGCACCTCCTGCACGGCGCCGACTACAAGAAGGAGGGCGATGAGGAGAAGTTTCCCGTGTGCATTCGCGATGCTGTGTCCCAAGTGCTCAAGGGCTACGACTGGACGCTGGTGCCCATGCCGGTGCGCGTCAACGGCTCGAGTAAGAACAAGCCGCACGTCAAGAGACCCATGAACGCCTTCATGGTTTGGGCGCAGGCAGCACGTCGGAAGCTGGCGGACCAATATCCGCACCTGCACAACGCGGAGCTCAGCAAAACTCTGGGGAAACTTTGGAG GCTGCTCAACGAGGCCGAGAAGCGGCCGTTCGTGGAGGAGGCCGAGCGCCTCAGGGTGCAGCACAAGAAGGACCACCCGGACTACAAGTACCAGCCCAGGCGGAGGAAATCTGTGAAGAACGGCCAGAGCGAGTCCGAGGACGGCGAGCAGACGCACATCTCCCCCAATGCCATCTTCAAGGCTCTGCAGCAGGCCGACTCGCCCGCCTCCAGCATGGGCGAGATGCATTCCCCAGGAGAGCATTCAG GTCAGTCCCAGGGCCCGCCCACGCCGCCAACCACCCCCAAGACAGACCTTCCCTCCGGCAAGTCTGACTTGAAGCGCGAGGGCCGCCCGATTCAGGAGGGTCCGAGCCGCCAGCTGAACATTGACTTCGGCGCCGTCGACATCGGCGAGCTGAGCAGCGACGTCATCTCCAACATGGGCAGCTTCGACGTGGACGAGTTCGACCAGTACCTGCCGCCCCACAGCCAGGCCGCCCAAGGGGGCTACGTCGGGGGTTACGGCGCGACCTCCCAGGGGAGCAACGTGGGGGCCTGGATGTCCAAGCAGCACCCACTGACCACCCTGGGGGGCTCGGCGGCAGGGGAGCAGGCTCAGCAGCGAGCCACTCAGATCAAGACGGAGCAACTGAGCCCGAGTCACTACAGcgaccagcagcagcagcagcagggcgGCTCCCCCCAACACGTGGCCTACGGCTCCTTCAGTCTGCAGCACTATAGCGCCTCCTCGTACCCGCCCGTCACCAGGGCCCATTATGACTATTCCGAGCACCAGGGGGGCGCCTACTACACTCACTCGCCCGCCTCGGGCCAAGCCTCAGGCCTCTATTCTACGTTCAGCTACGTCAGCCCCAGCCAGAGGCCGATGTACACCCCGATCGCCGACACCGCCGGGGTCCCCTCCGTGCCGCCCACCCACAGCCCGCAGCACTGGGAGCAGCAGCCCATTTACACCCAGCTGTCCCGGCCGTGA